A single genomic interval of Halorubrum aethiopicum harbors:
- a CDS encoding DUF5822 domain-containing protein, whose amino-acid sequence MQPVEEVEVEGVDYGWVMQTTFVVTILVGAPVVAVLSFFVTLESWGARAAFAVRVGAPIWFLTAVAVAVYARRTEAGDGYSDPDGEDDEE is encoded by the coding sequence GTGCAACCCGTCGAGGAGGTCGAGGTCGAGGGCGTCGACTACGGCTGGGTGATGCAGACGACGTTCGTCGTCACGATCCTCGTCGGGGCCCCGGTCGTCGCCGTGCTCTCTTTTTTCGTCACGCTGGAATCGTGGGGGGCCCGCGCTGCCTTCGCGGTCCGGGTCGGCGCGCCCATCTGGTTCCTCACCGCGGTCGCGGTCGCAGTGTACGCGAGACGCACCGAGGCCGGCGACGGGTACTCGGATCCGGACGGGGAAGACGACGAGGAGTGA
- a CDS encoding AbrB/MazE/SpoVT family DNA-binding domain-containing protein, with protein MPEHKRKVGDRGQVTIPKELRDRRGIEGGDEVEFVEVNDEIILKPPTDEERLAEGYRKRAERSRELAEEMEEVSAEATGHLGDAPGWSE; from the coding sequence ATGCCCGAACACAAACGGAAAGTCGGAGATCGGGGGCAGGTGACGATTCCGAAGGAACTGCGGGACCGTCGTGGCATCGAGGGCGGTGACGAAGTCGAATTCGTCGAAGTGAATGACGAGATCATACTCAAACCGCCGACGGATGAGGAACGACTTGCTGAAGGATATCGAAAGAGGGCCGAGCGGTCTCGTGAGTTGGCTGAAGAAATGGAAGAAGTATCCGCAGAAGCAACCGGGCATCTCGGTGACGCGCCCGGCTGGAGCGAATGA
- a CDS encoding type II toxin-antitoxin system PemK/MazF family toxin gives MQIRRGDIVIVELNPTKGSEQQGTSRPCVVIQNDVGNQYSPTTIVAPFTTQYTSGDTYPFEVEVRASDTPLDHDSVADFSQIRVVDIDERVKKNIGSVPSSDMVKIDSAIKDSLGI, from the coding sequence GTGCAGATACGCCGCGGCGACATCGTCATCGTTGAACTGAATCCCACGAAAGGGAGTGAGCAGCAAGGAACGAGCCGGCCCTGTGTCGTCATCCAGAACGATGTTGGGAACCAGTACTCACCGACGACCATCGTCGCTCCGTTCACAACGCAGTACACGTCCGGAGACACGTATCCGTTCGAGGTGGAAGTACGGGCTTCGGATACCCCCCTCGATCACGATTCAGTGGCAGATTTCAGTCAAATCCGGGTCGTCGACATCGATGAACGTGTGAAAAAGAACATTGGATCCGTCCCGTCATCGGATATGGTGAAGATCGACTCGGCAATCAAAGATAGCCTCGGCATTTGA
- a CDS encoding HAD family hydrolase — translation MTTALDAADAIVYDLDGTLLELAVDWDAVADDVVGAYAERALIAPTDDLWSLLDAAADYDIEAVVHETIADHERAGARESTLLPLGERLAADIDADRPAAVCSLNCEEACRIALETHDLEEAVDAVVGRDTVETHKPEPESLLAAVEALGGEPERAVFVGDSESDRVTADRAGVPFVSVVEALGE, via the coding sequence ATGACGACCGCCCTCGACGCGGCCGACGCGATCGTGTACGACCTCGACGGCACCCTCCTCGAACTCGCGGTCGACTGGGACGCCGTCGCCGACGACGTCGTCGGCGCGTACGCCGAACGCGCGTTGATCGCGCCGACGGACGACCTCTGGTCGCTGCTCGACGCCGCCGCCGACTACGACATCGAGGCGGTCGTCCACGAGACGATCGCCGACCACGAGCGGGCCGGCGCGCGCGAGTCGACGCTGCTGCCGCTCGGCGAGCGGCTCGCTGCCGACATCGACGCCGACCGCCCCGCGGCGGTCTGTTCGCTCAACTGCGAGGAGGCCTGCCGGATCGCCCTTGAGACCCACGACCTCGAGGAGGCGGTCGACGCCGTGGTCGGCCGCGACACCGTCGAGACGCACAAGCCCGAGCCGGAGTCGCTGCTCGCGGCGGTCGAGGCGCTCGGCGGCGAGCCGGAGCGCGCCGTCTTCGTCGGCGACTCCGAGAGCGACCGGGTCACCGCCGACCGCGCCGGCGTCCCCTTCGTCTCCGTCGTCGAGGCGCTCGGCGAGTAG
- a CDS encoding acyl-CoA dehydrogenase family protein, with protein MTGARVGSALTDEQRAVRDLVREFAREEVRPTAREADATGSFPEDVWDGLAELGLTGLAVPEAYGGFDADATTYAVVNEELAHGSLAVATALSVHCLVASCLAEFATETQRERWLPEMADGRPVGAFCLSEPHAGSNPAGMSTTAEHDPDAGEYVLNGEKQWITNGSRAGVAVVFAKVDPDDPDSITQFLVPMDAEGVAVGPKEEKLGLRASDTTPITFDGCRIPAENRLTPEGRGLAAALEVLTGGRIGIAAQAVGVARAALEAAREYAGEQEQFGEPLSEIGSIRHKVAEMSTDVAAARLLVREAARKAEAGEDARVAAARAKYRASEAAMSVTNEAIQIHGGYGYTREYDVERFYRDAKVTEIYEGTTEIQKEVIARGVFDTR; from the coding sequence ATGACTGGCGCGCGCGTGGGGTCGGCGCTCACCGACGAACAGCGGGCGGTCCGCGACCTCGTCCGCGAGTTCGCACGCGAGGAGGTTCGCCCGACCGCTCGGGAGGCGGACGCGACGGGGTCGTTCCCCGAGGACGTGTGGGACGGGCTCGCCGAGCTCGGACTCACGGGACTGGCCGTCCCCGAGGCGTACGGCGGGTTCGACGCGGACGCGACGACGTACGCCGTCGTCAACGAGGAGCTGGCGCACGGCTCGCTCGCGGTCGCGACCGCCCTCTCCGTCCACTGTCTCGTCGCGTCCTGTCTCGCCGAGTTCGCCACGGAGACCCAGCGGGAGCGGTGGCTTCCGGAGATGGCCGACGGTCGACCGGTCGGGGCGTTCTGCCTCTCCGAGCCGCACGCGGGGTCGAACCCGGCGGGCATGTCGACGACCGCCGAGCACGACCCGGACGCGGGGGAGTACGTCCTGAACGGCGAGAAACAGTGGATCACGAACGGCTCGCGCGCGGGCGTCGCCGTCGTCTTCGCGAAGGTCGACCCCGACGACCCCGACTCGATCACCCAGTTCCTCGTCCCCATGGACGCGGAGGGCGTCGCAGTCGGCCCGAAGGAGGAGAAGCTCGGTCTGCGCGCCTCCGACACGACGCCGATCACGTTCGACGGCTGTCGGATCCCCGCCGAGAACCGGCTGACTCCGGAGGGACGGGGGCTCGCGGCCGCGCTGGAGGTCCTGACCGGCGGCCGGATCGGCATCGCGGCGCAGGCCGTGGGCGTCGCGCGGGCCGCCCTCGAGGCGGCACGCGAGTACGCCGGAGAACAGGAGCAGTTCGGCGAACCGCTCTCGGAGATCGGGTCCATCCGCCACAAAGTGGCGGAGATGTCGACGGACGTCGCCGCCGCGCGGCTGCTCGTCCGGGAGGCGGCGAGGAAGGCCGAGGCGGGCGAGGACGCCCGCGTCGCCGCCGCGCGGGCGAAGTATCGGGCGAGCGAGGCCGCGATGTCGGTGACGAACGAGGCGATCCAGATCCACGGCGGCTACGGCTACACCCGCGAGTACGACGTCGAGCGGTTCTACCGCGACGCGAAGGTCACGGAGATCTACGAGGGGACGACGGAGATCCAAAAGGAAGTCATCGCTCGGGGCGTCTTCGACACACGATGA
- a CDS encoding AIR synthase family protein, giving the protein MTGKVPPDALSDLLAATGTTDPAVAVGPAYGEDAAAIDLGDRTLVVATDPLSLAADAVGRLAVHVACNDVAASGADPRWLTNTVLVPDDDPDRLETIAEQVDAAAAEVGAAVVGGHTETVPALERPLLSMTALGTTDRFLSTGGASPGDRLLLTKGAGIEATAILATDFREECADAGVPAETLESAARFLEAVSVVPDAAAVRGVATAAHDPTEGGVAGALVELATASDTVLEVERERVPVRPETRACCDALGVDPLRAFGSGALLAAVPEDRVDDALDALDAVGVSAAGIGSVREPGAGPDGEPAGTLLLDGEAIREPPRDELYRLWE; this is encoded by the coding sequence ATGACCGGGAAGGTCCCGCCCGACGCGCTCTCGGACCTGCTCGCGGCCACGGGGACGACGGACCCGGCGGTCGCGGTCGGCCCCGCCTACGGCGAGGATGCGGCCGCGATCGACCTCGGCGATCGGACGCTCGTCGTCGCCACCGACCCCCTGTCGCTCGCGGCCGACGCGGTCGGCCGGCTGGCGGTCCACGTCGCCTGTAACGACGTGGCCGCGAGCGGCGCGGACCCGCGGTGGCTGACGAACACCGTCCTCGTCCCCGACGACGACCCCGATCGCCTGGAGACGATCGCGGAACAGGTCGACGCGGCGGCGGCCGAGGTCGGCGCGGCGGTCGTCGGCGGCCACACCGAGACGGTGCCGGCGCTGGAGCGCCCGCTGCTCTCGATGACGGCGCTCGGGACGACCGATCGCTTCCTCTCCACCGGGGGAGCGTCGCCCGGCGACCGGCTGCTGCTCACGAAGGGCGCGGGTATCGAGGCGACCGCGATCCTCGCGACCGACTTCCGCGAGGAGTGCGCGGACGCGGGCGTCCCCGCGGAGACGCTGGAATCGGCGGCGCGCTTTCTCGAGGCGGTGAGCGTCGTCCCCGACGCCGCCGCGGTTCGGGGGGTCGCGACCGCGGCGCACGACCCGACGGAGGGCGGGGTCGCGGGCGCGCTCGTCGAGCTCGCGACGGCCAGCGACACCGTCCTCGAGGTCGAGCGCGAACGGGTGCCGGTCCGCCCGGAGACGCGCGCCTGCTGTGACGCGCTCGGGGTCGACCCGCTCCGCGCGTTCGGCTCCGGCGCGCTGCTCGCGGCGGTCCCCGAGGACCGCGTCGACGACGCGCTCGACGCGCTCGATGCGGTCGGAGTGTCGGCCGCCGGGATCGGGTCGGTCCGCGAGCCCGGAGCGGGCCCCGACGGCGAGCCGGCCGGCACCCTCCTCCTCGACGGCGAGGCGATCCGCGAGCCGCCGCGCGACGAGCTGTACCGGCTCTGGGAGTGA
- a CDS encoding alanyl-tRNA editing protein, protein MTASRAPAEPAVREFESTVERVDGREVVLAETYFYAESGGQPADRGTLAGVLVDDVVERDGEVVHVLAEDPSAGSAGDVEPGATVAGVVDDDFRTYCMRAHTASHVLYGAARRTCEDLGYAGFDISPEKVRVDLTTADPLDDEDLVELERLSNRAVWDSRPVSWEVLPEAEARDRDGIAFNTKTEEGAMSGGESVRVVTVEDWDVAACGGTHVENTAEIGQITALDRSNPGEGVTRVEFAVGPTAIDRGSAIHAAALEAAAAADTNVEDLPEEVRRLRSEVDRLDAALREAESDLLRARLGEFPTSEVDGTVWAVGTVADADPNDLREPATALLEADPDVDALAAVGEGGAPFVVVAAAPDADADAGAVVEAATDEFGGGGGGGPTFAQGGGLDADPDEVVDWLRSR, encoded by the coding sequence ATGACGGCATCACGCGCGCCGGCCGAGCCGGCGGTCCGCGAGTTCGAGTCGACGGTCGAACGGGTCGACGGCCGCGAGGTCGTCCTGGCGGAGACGTACTTCTACGCCGAGTCGGGCGGCCAGCCGGCCGACCGCGGCACCCTCGCGGGCGTCCTCGTCGACGACGTGGTCGAGCGCGACGGCGAGGTCGTCCACGTCCTCGCGGAGGACCCGTCCGCGGGAAGCGCAGGCGACGTGGAACCCGGAGCCACCGTGGCCGGCGTCGTCGACGACGACTTCCGCACGTACTGTATGCGCGCGCACACCGCCTCGCACGTCCTCTACGGCGCGGCCCGCCGGACCTGCGAGGACCTCGGCTACGCCGGCTTCGACATCTCGCCCGAGAAGGTCCGCGTCGACCTCACGACCGCCGACCCGCTCGACGACGAGGACCTCGTCGAGCTCGAACGGCTCTCGAACCGGGCGGTGTGGGACTCCCGACCCGTGTCCTGGGAGGTGCTCCCCGAGGCGGAGGCGCGCGACCGCGACGGGATCGCGTTCAACACCAAGACCGAGGAGGGCGCGATGAGCGGCGGCGAGTCGGTCCGCGTCGTCACCGTCGAGGACTGGGACGTGGCGGCCTGCGGCGGCACGCACGTCGAGAACACGGCCGAGATCGGTCAGATCACGGCGCTCGACCGGTCGAACCCGGGCGAGGGGGTGACCCGCGTCGAGTTCGCGGTCGGCCCGACCGCGATCGACCGCGGATCCGCGATCCACGCCGCCGCGCTGGAGGCGGCCGCCGCCGCCGACACCAACGTCGAGGACCTCCCGGAGGAGGTCCGGCGGCTCCGAAGCGAGGTCGACCGGCTCGACGCGGCGCTCCGGGAGGCGGAGTCGGACCTCCTCCGTGCCCGGCTCGGCGAGTTCCCGACGAGCGAGGTCGACGGAACGGTCTGGGCGGTCGGGACCGTCGCGGACGCCGACCCCAACGACCTCCGAGAGCCCGCGACGGCGCTGCTCGAGGCGGATCCCGACGTCGACGCGCTCGCGGCGGTCGGGGAGGGGGGCGCGCCGTTCGTCGTCGTCGCGGCCGCGCCCGACGCGGACGCGGACGCCGGCGCGGTCGTCGAGGCGGCCACCGACGAGTTCGGCGGCGGCGGCGGGGGCGGGCCGACGTTCGCGCAGGGCGGCGGACTCGACGCCGACCCCGACGAGGTCGTCGACTGGCTGCGGAGCCGATGA
- a CDS encoding glutaredoxin family protein — translation MSDTDDPDRSASNPSDTDPVPVTIYTREDCSLCVVARETVERVAADLAVEVDLETVDVDEDPELAEEYGERVPYVFVDGTPAFKYEVDERELRLKLLSAS, via the coding sequence GTGAGCGACACGGACGATCCGGACCGGTCCGCGTCGAACCCGAGCGACACGGACCCGGTCCCGGTCACCATCTACACCCGCGAGGACTGCTCGCTGTGCGTCGTCGCCCGCGAGACGGTCGAGCGGGTCGCGGCCGATCTGGCCGTCGAGGTCGACCTCGAGACGGTCGACGTCGACGAGGACCCCGAACTCGCCGAGGAGTACGGCGAGCGCGTCCCGTACGTGTTCGTCGACGGCACCCCGGCGTTCAAATACGAGGTCGACGAGCGGGAGCTCCGCTTGAAGCTGCTCTCGGCGTCGTGA
- the larE gene encoding ATP-dependent sacrificial sulfur transferase LarE: protein MDQDAPATGTDDPIAAGTDRLDPETAEKARAAREALAARDGVLVAFSGGVDSSVVSALAHDALGEDAVACTARSETLPAAELDDAKRVAEEIGIRHDTVTFSELDDPNFVANDGDRCYHCRTMRLGRMYDRARELGIETVCDGTNADDPGEGHRPGLRAVEELEVSSPLLDAGITKEEVRAVAEAYDLSVADKPSMACLSSRIPTGLEVTEARLSRVERAENRLREWGFEGFRVRDHDGLARIEIAPEELERALDPAFADAVHEHLTEIGFEYVTLDMAGYRTGSVSPGGGETAERDDDAAGDGDDDAAGDGDDTADAEGLDLDRRYPR from the coding sequence ATGGATCAGGACGCTCCCGCGACCGGGACCGACGACCCCATCGCGGCGGGAACCGACCGTCTGGACCCCGAGACGGCGGAGAAGGCGCGAGCCGCTCGCGAGGCGCTGGCCGCTCGCGACGGGGTGCTCGTCGCCTTCTCCGGCGGCGTGGACTCCTCCGTGGTGTCGGCGCTCGCCCACGACGCGCTCGGCGAGGACGCGGTCGCGTGTACGGCCCGCAGCGAGACGCTGCCGGCGGCCGAGCTCGACGACGCGAAACGGGTCGCGGAAGAGATCGGGATCCGCCACGACACGGTGACCTTCTCGGAGCTCGACGACCCGAACTTCGTCGCCAACGACGGCGACCGGTGTTACCACTGCCGGACGATGCGGCTCGGCCGGATGTACGACCGCGCCCGCGAACTCGGGATCGAGACGGTGTGTGACGGGACGAACGCGGACGACCCCGGCGAGGGCCACCGCCCCGGCCTGCGCGCGGTCGAGGAGCTCGAGGTCTCCTCGCCGCTTCTCGACGCCGGGATCACGAAAGAGGAGGTCCGTGCGGTCGCCGAGGCGTACGACCTCTCCGTCGCGGACAAACCGTCGATGGCGTGTCTCTCCTCGCGGATCCCGACCGGGCTCGAGGTGACGGAGGCGCGGCTCTCGCGCGTCGAGCGGGCGGAGAACCGGCTCCGCGAGTGGGGATTCGAGGGGTTCCGCGTCCGCGACCACGACGGGCTCGCACGCATCGAGATCGCTCCGGAGGAGCTGGAGCGCGCGCTCGATCCCGCCTTCGCCGACGCGGTCCACGAGCACCTCACGGAGATCGGCTTCGAGTACGTCACCCTCGACATGGCGGGCTACCGGACCGGGAGCGTGAGCCCCGGCGGCGGCGAAACGGCCGAACGCGACGACGACGCGGCCGGCGACGGTGACGACGACGCGGCCGGCGACGGAGACGACACCGCCGACGCCGAGGGACTCGATCTCGACCGCCGGTACCCGCGCTGA
- a CDS encoding MutS-related protein — protein sequence MDLEAIPGVGEKTARALRELEEPAATVESGDVAAIARAPGVNEARAARVARGAIRRRHDDASRVLATDRAREVYRDALGLLKERTVTDYAEKRLETFYPSASASRIAEAQAFATAATDRDPDPAVLEALSGVEPLADPPTVRVRDRCLATADAEVYARAEARVPELSVETAEDTRDVAELARSYATVIVLDEEFAGMDVEGDVHVRPDALETPAETVPERLLAFFAANRERLEAAAAVHEAADIPAAADLDALRDALSRLDDDGTIVGDAELERLTAAVDDLDAAVSTAESVADDHLREAIRERDVTIEGTDFLSLVEQGARVDSLLDRELADEYDTAMERARDHLVDALDLAPEEADLAERVFDDDPSFPVERDESAVSRLRTELAAGRDRRAARLKADLAADLGDLREPVEELVRDALELDVELAIARFARDFDCVMPEVRDPGEVGEEDGADDAGCGAPGGFRLEGGRSPLLDVAFEAVEPVDYAVDGVRLLSGVNSGGKTSTLDLVALVVVLAQMGMPVPAESAEIDRFEEIHYYAKSQGTLDAGAFEATLRDFGDLVEGADGRLVLVDELESITEPGASAKIIAGILEALSDQQATAVFVSHLAREIREAADYDVAVDGIEAVGLVDGELRVNRSPREGHLARSTPELIVEKLAEDRGGGFYGDLLEKF from the coding sequence ATGGATCTGGAGGCGATCCCCGGCGTGGGCGAGAAGACGGCGCGGGCGCTCCGCGAGCTGGAGGAGCCGGCGGCGACCGTCGAGTCCGGCGACGTGGCGGCCATCGCCCGCGCGCCGGGCGTGAACGAGGCGCGCGCGGCTCGCGTCGCCCGCGGCGCGATCCGCCGCCGCCACGACGACGCGAGCCGCGTGCTGGCGACCGACCGCGCGCGGGAGGTGTACCGCGACGCGCTCGGCCTGCTGAAGGAGCGCACGGTGACCGACTACGCCGAGAAGCGGCTGGAGACGTTCTACCCGAGCGCGTCGGCCTCCCGGATCGCGGAGGCGCAGGCGTTCGCGACCGCGGCGACCGATCGCGACCCCGACCCGGCCGTCCTCGAGGCGCTCTCCGGCGTCGAGCCGCTCGCCGACCCGCCGACCGTCAGGGTGCGCGACCGCTGTCTGGCGACCGCCGACGCCGAGGTGTACGCCCGCGCCGAGGCCCGCGTGCCCGAGCTCTCGGTCGAGACGGCGGAGGACACCCGGGACGTCGCGGAGCTCGCGCGGTCGTACGCGACCGTGATCGTCCTCGACGAGGAGTTCGCGGGAATGGACGTCGAGGGCGACGTCCACGTGCGGCCGGACGCGCTCGAGACGCCCGCCGAGACCGTCCCCGAGCGCCTGCTCGCGTTCTTCGCCGCGAACCGCGAGCGGCTGGAGGCGGCCGCGGCGGTCCACGAGGCCGCCGACATCCCCGCGGCCGCCGACCTCGACGCGCTCCGGGACGCCCTCTCGCGGCTCGACGACGACGGGACGATCGTCGGCGACGCGGAGCTCGAGCGGCTGACGGCCGCCGTCGACGACCTCGACGCGGCGGTCTCGACCGCGGAGTCCGTCGCCGACGACCACCTCCGCGAGGCGATCCGCGAGCGTGACGTCACCATCGAGGGGACCGACTTCCTCTCCCTGGTCGAGCAGGGCGCGCGCGTCGACTCGCTTCTCGACCGCGAGCTCGCCGACGAGTACGACACCGCGATGGAGCGCGCCCGCGACCACCTCGTCGACGCGCTCGATCTCGCGCCCGAGGAGGCCGACCTCGCCGAACGCGTCTTCGACGACGACCCCTCGTTTCCGGTCGAACGCGACGAGTCGGCCGTCTCGCGGCTCCGGACCGAGCTGGCCGCCGGCCGGGACCGGCGGGCCGCCCGGCTGAAGGCCGACCTCGCGGCGGATCTGGGCGACCTCCGCGAGCCCGTCGAGGAACTCGTGCGGGACGCCCTCGAGCTCGACGTGGAGCTCGCGATCGCCCGCTTCGCCCGCGACTTCGACTGCGTCATGCCCGAGGTCCGCGATCCGGGTGAGGTCGGTGAGGAGGACGGAGCGGACGACGCCGGATGCGGCGCTCCCGGCGGCTTCCGGCTCGAGGGGGGCCGCTCGCCGCTTCTGGACGTGGCGTTCGAGGCGGTCGAGCCGGTCGACTACGCCGTCGACGGGGTGCGGCTGCTCTCGGGGGTGAACTCCGGCGGGAAGACGTCGACCCTGGACCTGGTCGCTCTGGTGGTCGTCCTCGCGCAGATGGGGATGCCCGTCCCGGCCGAGAGCGCCGAGATCGACCGCTTCGAGGAGATCCACTACTACGCCAAATCCCAGGGCACTCTCGACGCGGGCGCGTTCGAGGCGACGCTGCGAGACTTCGGCGACCTCGTCGAGGGCGCGGACGGCCGGCTCGTGTTAGTCGACGAGCTGGAGTCGATCACGGAGCCGGGGGCGTCCGCGAAGATCATCGCCGGGATCCTGGAGGCGCTCTCCGACCAGCAGGCGACCGCCGTCTTCGTCTCCCACCTGGCCCGCGAGATCCGCGAGGCCGCCGACTACGACGTGGCCGTCGACGGCATCGAGGCGGTCGGGCTCGTCGACGGCGAGCTCCGCGTGAACCGCTCGCCGCGGGAGGGCCACCTCGCGCGGTCGACGCCGGAGCTCATCGTCGAGAAGCTGGCCGAGGACCGCGGCGGCGGGTTCTACGGAGACCTGTTGGAGAAGTTCTGA
- a CDS encoding RidA family protein has translation MREITSDDVPDALGPYSQAIVSDGTVHVSGKTGVDPETGEAPESVGEQTTQTLANVERILEAAGTDADAIVRATVYLTDMDDYDEVNEAYRSYLSEPYPARTCVEVSRLPAPLDVEITVDAELDGGE, from the coding sequence ATGAGGGAGATCACCAGCGACGACGTCCCGGACGCGCTCGGCCCGTACTCGCAGGCCATCGTCTCGGACGGTACCGTCCACGTCTCGGGCAAGACCGGCGTCGACCCCGAGACCGGGGAGGCACCGGAGTCGGTCGGCGAACAGACGACCCAGACGCTCGCGAACGTCGAGCGGATCCTGGAGGCGGCCGGCACGGACGCCGACGCGATCGTCCGCGCCACCGTCTATCTCACGGACATGGACGACTACGACGAGGTGAACGAGGCGTACCGGTCGTACCTCTCCGAGCCGTATCCCGCCCGGACCTGCGTCGAGGTGTCGCGGCTCCCCGCGCCGCTCGACGTCGAGATCACGGTCGACGCGGAGCTCGACGGCGGCGAGTAA